In Rhodospirillales bacterium, a single genomic region encodes these proteins:
- a CDS encoding MarR family transcriptional regulator: MAVQLDEIQALDIWRRALSASVRLEAPDLSARQMSILLTVYLTPPPHTVRGLANLLGISKPAVTRAIDRLTEIEFVRRKIDEQDRRSVLVQRTVRGSVFLREFGELIVGAARQLP; this comes from the coding sequence ATGGCGGTTCAGCTCGACGAGATCCAGGCGCTCGACATCTGGCGGCGCGCGCTCAGCGCCAGCGTTCGCCTCGAGGCGCCCGACCTGTCCGCGCGCCAGATGTCCATCCTGCTGACGGTGTACCTGACGCCGCCGCCGCACACGGTGCGCGGGCTCGCCAACCTGCTCGGCATTTCCAAGCCCGCGGTCACGCGCGCGATCGACCGGCTGACCGAAATCGAATTCGTCCGCCGCAAGATCGACGAACAGGACCGGCGCAGCGTGCTGGTGCAACGCACGGTGCGCGGTTCCGTGTTCCTGCGCGAGTTCGGCGAGCTGATCGTCGGCGCCGCGCGCCAGCTGCCTTAG